From a single Photobacterium gaetbulicola Gung47 genomic region:
- a CDS encoding leucine transcriptional activator (COG0583) has product MARKNAPIHPADGYKMESNLRSVDLNLLTVFDAVMQEQNITRAAHNLGMSQPAVSNAVARLKVMFNDELFIRHGRGIQPTLRAKQLFGPLRQALQLVKNELPSSIFSPDTSTRTFKLAVCSPSDMRFAPRILSNVAEQAPYVRVLVEAELDAELPQKMRYQDIDFVIDYARFDEPGFCSTELFTDELVVVAAGNHPRIGEALTETEFAQEQHAVMKSIPGVKMFADHIYRSHTSYQEAYQGASLSNIMYVVSQSELIAVVPRWLANVTAASQQLKVLPLPVESHKIAGYLSWHESSQKDKGHIWMRDQLLSVCGDSSI; this is encoded by the coding sequence ATGGCACGCAAGAATGCACCGATTCATCCTGCAGATGGCTACAAAATGGAATCCAACTTACGCAGCGTCGATCTCAATTTGTTGACCGTGTTCGATGCGGTTATGCAGGAACAAAATATCACCCGCGCGGCACATAACCTGGGTATGTCCCAGCCAGCAGTCAGTAATGCTGTCGCCCGCCTGAAGGTAATGTTCAACGATGAATTGTTTATTCGCCACGGGCGAGGGATCCAACCGACCCTGCGTGCCAAGCAGCTTTTTGGCCCACTGCGCCAAGCCTTGCAGTTGGTGAAGAATGAGCTGCCATCATCCATTTTTTCACCGGACACCTCGACCCGCACTTTCAAACTGGCGGTTTGCAGTCCATCGGACATGCGTTTTGCGCCACGGATCCTGAGTAATGTGGCTGAGCAGGCCCCCTATGTCAGGGTACTGGTGGAAGCCGAACTGGATGCTGAGCTGCCACAGAAGATGCGCTACCAGGACATTGATTTTGTCATTGACTATGCGCGCTTTGATGAGCCGGGGTTCTGTAGTACCGAGCTGTTCACCGATGAGTTGGTTGTGGTCGCGGCCGGTAATCATCCGCGTATTGGCGAGGCGCTTACAGAGACTGAGTTTGCCCAGGAGCAGCATGCGGTCATGAAGTCGATCCCAGGGGTGAAGATGTTTGCCGATCACATTTACCGCAGTCACACCAGCTATCAGGAAGCTTACCAGGGCGCAAGCCTGAGCAACATTATGTATGTTGTCAGCCAGTCTGAGCTGATTGCCGTGGTACCACGTTGGCTGGCCAACGTCACCGCCGCCAGCCAGCAGCTGAAGGTTTTGCCATTGCCGGTGGAATCACACAAGATTGCTGGGTATCTCAGCTGGCATGAGTCATCACAAAAGGACAAAGGCCATATCTGGATGCGCGATCAGTTGCTGTCGGTATGTGGTGACAGCTCGATCTAA
- a CDS encoding hypothetical protein (COG0671): MTLLTPLQRMDYAFSTLCLCHRFNIQVARFSRAVSHTGDGHLYVIFALMIWGADVEQGADVVKTGLQAFALEVPVYLLLKYSLKRRRPEALPSFVTPSDKYSLPSGHTTAAFVMASLITAFYPDTSWFIWPWAVAIGFSRVLLGVHYITDVIAGALLGIFCFQLVSF; encoded by the coding sequence ATGACCTTACTGACACCGTTACAGCGAATGGATTACGCCTTTTCGACACTTTGCCTTTGTCATCGTTTCAACATTCAGGTTGCGCGATTTAGCCGTGCGGTTTCCCACACCGGGGACGGTCACCTATATGTGATTTTCGCGCTAATGATATGGGGCGCCGATGTCGAGCAGGGAGCCGATGTGGTGAAAACCGGGTTGCAGGCCTTTGCCTTGGAGGTGCCCGTTTACCTGCTCCTTAAATATAGTTTGAAGCGGCGCCGCCCGGAGGCACTGCCAAGTTTTGTCACGCCGTCGGACAAGTACAGCCTGCCATCGGGCCATACCACGGCAGCGTTTGTCATGGCCTCGCTCATCACCGCCTTCTACCCGGATACCTCGTGGTTTATCTGGCCGTGGGCGGTAGCGATAGGTTTTTCCCGGGTACTGCTTGGTGTCCACTACATTACCGATGTGATTGCAGGAGCCCTGCTGGGCATCTTCTGTTTCCAGCTGGTGAGCTTTTGA
- a CDS encoding putative cation/multidrug efflux pump (COG0841), which translates to MIRYFSRHPTAANLMMLALIILGLVSLPKIKRETFPEFSPPYIIASVVYPGASPQEVEESICMRMEDAVDGLANIVETRCEAVEGSASLILKLTNSEVVSRMLVDVQTQINAINDFPTEIESPIVRELDWNEPVVDVAIKADTSLPHLKAYAEQLKRTLKLDYGVSLVEVSGFSDHQLRVELDEVAIRQLGLSVSDIASKLSRQNIKLPSGNIELADRNLLIRFDEQKITPETIARTVVGADTQGAVLRLGDVATITDRFALDEQKVLFDGVPAAMLRVSKNKADDALRIKERVEAFVEAENQRAPTGVTLTLTNDLSSLLWDRLTMMVKNGWQGVILVFAVMWLFFSFRYSFWIAAGLPVAFLGSMFLMATFSLSINIMSLVGLLMAIGIMMDDAIVISESIASHLDRGQKIQDAVYNGVKKVLPGVVSSFLTTICIFGSLIFLEGEMGAVLRVVPQVLILVLSISLVEAFLILPSHLSHSLHRQKQERRPPRWKQSFLARFERFRNEYLVKMVTLVVQWRYLFVGGVIGLLFASFALLAGGGLKFVGFPELDGDIAEARIILPPGSTLSQTEAVVDVIVASAKRLNEQWSERNEGGVSLVSNITEQFNFNADADENGPHVATVRLDLLSAEIRNSLIDEFIDAWREDVGELAAPVALVYKQPMMGPGGRAIEVRMQHDDLAMLKAASVETQQFFNEFAGVSGVLDDMRMGKPEVLIRLRPGAEAFGVDGQMIASQLRAAYFGQTADEIQIGPENIEIEVMFNKERAADLQNLSSFPIILSDGSQIPLASVAILEHQRNYVRIQRINGLRTLSVYGDLQESVISSGEVLGQFRAKLMPKLQQDYPGLRFDFEGAAKDTAETGQSMATGFVLGIFGVFVILSFQFRSYLEPFVVLLAIPLALIGVFWGHLLLGHPLSMPSMMGFVSLAGVVVNDSILLVQYIRHHLDDGDDIERAVVQASRERFRAVFLTSLTTAAGLLPLMLETSLQAQVIKPLVISIVFGIFTSTLLVLFMIPAAYVILSDFKLVHRHEKLVSA; encoded by the coding sequence ATGATCCGTTACTTCTCCCGCCATCCGACGGCTGCCAACTTGATGATGCTGGCACTGATTATCCTCGGTCTGGTGTCGCTGCCGAAAATTAAGCGTGAAACCTTTCCGGAGTTTTCTCCGCCCTACATCATTGCCTCGGTGGTGTATCCCGGTGCCTCGCCACAGGAAGTGGAAGAGAGCATCTGTATGCGGATGGAAGATGCCGTCGACGGGCTGGCCAATATTGTCGAGACCCGGTGTGAAGCGGTGGAGGGATCGGCGTCGCTGATCCTCAAGCTGACCAATAGCGAGGTGGTTTCGCGGATGCTGGTGGACGTCCAGACTCAGATCAATGCGATTAATGATTTCCCGACTGAAATCGAATCGCCGATTGTCCGAGAGTTGGACTGGAACGAGCCGGTGGTCGATGTTGCGATCAAAGCCGATACCAGCTTGCCGCACCTCAAAGCCTATGCCGAGCAGCTCAAGCGGACCCTCAAGCTTGACTACGGTGTCTCGCTGGTCGAAGTCAGTGGTTTTTCTGATCACCAGCTCAGGGTGGAGCTTGATGAGGTGGCAATTCGCCAGCTTGGCTTGAGTGTCAGTGATATCGCCAGCAAGCTGAGTCGGCAAAACATCAAGCTACCAAGCGGAAATATTGAGCTGGCAGACCGTAACTTGCTGATCCGTTTCGATGAGCAGAAAATTACCCCGGAGACCATAGCCCGCACGGTAGTCGGTGCTGATACCCAGGGAGCGGTGCTGCGGCTGGGGGATGTGGCGACCATCACCGACCGTTTTGCGCTGGATGAGCAGAAGGTGCTGTTCGATGGTGTACCGGCGGCCATGTTGCGAGTCAGCAAGAACAAGGCCGATGATGCGCTGCGGATCAAAGAGCGGGTCGAAGCGTTTGTCGAAGCCGAAAACCAGCGCGCACCGACCGGGGTCACCCTGACCCTGACCAACGATCTGTCATCGCTGCTTTGGGATCGCCTGACCATGATGGTCAAAAATGGCTGGCAGGGGGTTATCTTGGTCTTTGCCGTGATGTGGCTGTTCTTCTCGTTCCGCTATTCGTTTTGGATCGCGGCAGGCCTGCCGGTCGCTTTTCTCGGCAGCATGTTCCTGATGGCGACCTTTTCCCTGTCGATCAACATCATGTCTCTGGTGGGCTTGCTGATGGCCATCGGGATCATGATGGATGATGCGATCGTGATATCTGAGTCCATCGCCTCCCATCTTGATCGCGGCCAGAAGATCCAGGATGCGGTGTACAACGGGGTCAAGAAAGTGCTGCCGGGGGTGGTGTCGTCGTTTCTCACCACCATCTGTATTTTCGGTAGCCTGATTTTCCTGGAAGGGGAAATGGGGGCGGTATTGCGGGTGGTGCCGCAGGTACTGATCTTGGTGTTGTCGATCAGCTTGGTTGAAGCCTTCTTGATTTTGCCGAGCCACCTCAGCCATTCACTGCATCGCCAGAAGCAGGAGCGGCGGCCGCCGCGCTGGAAGCAGAGTTTCCTGGCCCGCTTTGAGCGGTTTCGTAATGAGTACTTGGTCAAGATGGTAACCCTCGTGGTGCAGTGGCGTTACCTGTTTGTCGGCGGGGTGATTGGCCTGCTGTTTGCCTCCTTTGCCTTGTTGGCGGGCGGCGGTTTGAAGTTCGTCGGTTTCCCTGAGCTCGATGGTGATATTGCCGAAGCGAGGATCATCCTGCCACCGGGCTCGACACTCAGCCAGACCGAGGCGGTGGTTGATGTCATTGTGGCTTCAGCCAAACGTCTCAATGAGCAGTGGAGTGAGCGCAACGAAGGCGGAGTCTCGCTGGTGAGCAACATCACCGAGCAGTTTAACTTCAACGCCGATGCCGACGAGAATGGACCGCATGTGGCAACTGTCCGGCTTGATCTGCTCAGTGCCGAGATCCGCAATAGTTTGATTGATGAGTTCATCGATGCCTGGCGGGAAGATGTTGGCGAACTGGCAGCGCCGGTGGCTTTGGTTTACAAACAGCCAATGATGGGGCCTGGTGGGCGTGCCATTGAGGTACGGATGCAGCACGATGATTTGGCGATGCTCAAGGCTGCTTCTGTCGAAACCCAACAGTTCTTCAATGAGTTTGCTGGTGTATCGGGAGTACTGGATGATATGCGGATGGGTAAGCCGGAAGTGCTGATACGCTTACGCCCAGGGGCAGAGGCTTTCGGTGTCGACGGCCAGATGATTGCTTCCCAGCTCCGGGCTGCCTATTTTGGCCAGACTGCCGATGAAATCCAGATCGGACCTGAGAATATCGAAATCGAAGTGATGTTCAACAAGGAGCGGGCGGCGGATCTGCAAAACTTATCGAGCTTCCCGATCATATTATCCGACGGTAGCCAGATCCCATTGGCCTCGGTGGCGATCCTCGAGCACCAGCGTAACTATGTCCGTATCCAGCGCATTAACGGACTTCGCACCCTCAGTGTCTACGGCGATCTGCAAGAGAGTGTGATCAGCTCCGGTGAGGTGCTGGGTCAGTTCAGGGCCAAACTGATGCCGAAACTGCAGCAAGATTACCCAGGACTCCGGTTTGACTTCGAAGGTGCGGCCAAGGACACCGCGGAAACCGGCCAGTCGATGGCGACAGGGTTTGTGCTGGGGATCTTCGGCGTGTTTGTGATCCTCAGCTTCCAGTTCCGCAGCTATCTCGAGCCGTTTGTGGTGCTACTGGCGATCCCCCTGGCACTGATCGGGGTATTCTGGGGCCACTTGCTGCTGGGGCACCCGTTGAGTATGCCGAGTATGATGGGCTTTGTATCGCTGGCCGGTGTGGTGGTCAATGACTCTATCTTGCTGGTGCAGTACATCCGCCACCACCTCGATGATGGCGATGATATCGAGAGGGCTGTGGTACAAGCGAGTCGCGAGCGTTTCCGGGCGGTGTTCCTTACCTCGCTGACCACGGCAGCCGGCTTGTTGCCGCTGATGCTGGAAACCAGCCTGCAGGCCCAGGTCATCAAGCCCCTGGTGATCTCGATTGTGTTCGGGATTTTCACCTCGACCTTGCTGGTGCTGTTCATGATCCCGGCGGCTTATGTCATTTTATCTGACTTCAAGTTGGTCCATCGCCACGAAAAATTAGTCTCTGCGTAG
- a CDS encoding hypothetical protein (COG0845): MLKNRKFLLFPAVLIGVVILVMAINLRPSPEVKPTLERARVVDVINLEQQLLAPEAAGFGRVAPKVEWQAIAEVSGKVVYRHPDLNKGRVLDAGTVLLKIDPLDYELRLAQAEADVSASQAQLAKLAQEEQNLKTTLKIEKNRLAISKKELARKQELRTKGLTSQSTVDLEQQNTLASQKVVQEIENQLIVLPNERKVTQAQLEVNLSRVSEAQRALEKTVISLPVDARISSVDIEQDQVVNTQQVMVVAHGIDTVEIDAQIALHDMQVLAASLTQYTAHADGKPRADQLDLSARIQLSSGSFIQQWPAKVTRISDTVNANQATVGVILEVDQDYSQLSPETAPPLVNGMFVEARLSGQPNPHWVIPERALHGDKVYLVDGGSNLKIQPVTVLFRRSGQVAISGDLASGTQLVVNDLLPAVAGMALKVVTVNGKSVEEAQAQGQDQEHEQEPAS; the protein is encoded by the coding sequence ATGCTGAAAAATCGAAAATTTCTCCTGTTTCCTGCTGTACTGATCGGCGTGGTGATATTGGTAATGGCCATCAATCTACGTCCGTCACCAGAGGTGAAACCGACGCTGGAGCGGGCCCGGGTGGTGGACGTGATCAATCTCGAGCAGCAATTGCTTGCCCCCGAGGCGGCCGGTTTTGGCCGGGTGGCGCCCAAGGTTGAATGGCAGGCCATCGCTGAAGTCTCGGGCAAGGTGGTATATCGCCACCCTGACTTGAACAAGGGGCGGGTGCTTGATGCCGGAACGGTCTTGCTCAAAATAGACCCGTTGGATTATGAACTGCGCTTGGCGCAGGCCGAAGCGGATGTTAGTGCCAGCCAGGCACAACTGGCCAAGCTGGCCCAAGAAGAGCAGAACCTCAAAACGACCCTCAAGATTGAAAAAAATCGATTGGCAATCAGCAAGAAAGAGCTGGCGCGTAAGCAGGAGCTGCGTACCAAGGGGCTGACCTCACAGTCGACGGTGGATCTCGAGCAGCAGAATACGTTGGCCAGTCAGAAAGTGGTCCAGGAAATTGAAAACCAGCTCATTGTGCTGCCCAACGAGCGCAAGGTGACCCAGGCTCAGCTGGAAGTGAACTTGTCGCGGGTCAGCGAGGCGCAACGAGCACTGGAAAAAACCGTGATCTCCCTGCCGGTTGATGCCCGGATATCCAGTGTGGATATCGAACAGGATCAGGTGGTCAATACCCAGCAGGTGATGGTGGTGGCCCACGGTATCGACACGGTGGAAATTGATGCCCAGATTGCCCTGCATGACATGCAGGTCCTGGCTGCGAGCCTGACCCAGTATACCGCCCATGCCGATGGTAAGCCGCGCGCCGATCAGCTTGATCTCAGTGCCCGCATCCAGCTCTCAAGCGGCAGCTTCATCCAGCAATGGCCAGCCAAAGTGACCCGCATCAGTGACACGGTCAATGCCAATCAGGCCACCGTCGGGGTGATCCTCGAGGTGGATCAGGACTACAGCCAGCTGTCACCGGAAACCGCTCCGCCTTTGGTCAATGGCATGTTTGTCGAAGCGCGACTGTCAGGTCAGCCCAACCCGCACTGGGTGATCCCGGAGCGAGCCCTGCATGGTGACAAAGTCTATTTGGTCGATGGTGGCAGCAATTTGAAAATACAGCCGGTGACCGTGCTGTTTCGCCGCAGTGGCCAAGTGGCGATCAGCGGTGATCTGGCGTCCGGTACTCAGCTGGTGGTCAATGACCTGTTGCCCGCAGTCGCCGGCATGGCGCTGAAGGTTGTGACGGTCAACGGCAAGTCGGTTGAAGAGGCTCAGGCTCAAGGCCAAGATCAGGAGCACGAGCAGGAGCCGGCATCATGA
- a CDS encoding putative transcriptional regulator (COG1309), with product MVGKTGRPVGDSDARERLIVEARKLFVSLPYSKVSTRMIASRADVNVALIRYYFASKAGLYEAMLRETITPIHAQLKVTLNKGDFASIGDLMRTYYRIMAPNPDMPKLIARAMMMEPADLQRQTMEKIFNEVARPAIEVMFLQLQKQGVLRGDVCPDKARMSFISLMVFPFLIPPSLLTLQNIEMDETYLAELAEHNVNLLVRGLTMPKEENKSC from the coding sequence ATGGTGGGTAAAACGGGGCGTCCCGTCGGGGATTCCGATGCCAGGGAGCGGTTGATTGTCGAGGCGAGGAAACTGTTTGTCAGTTTGCCTTACAGCAAGGTGTCGACACGGATGATTGCGAGCCGTGCTGATGTGAACGTGGCGTTGATCCGCTATTACTTTGCCAGCAAGGCTGGCTTGTACGAAGCCATGTTGAGAGAAACGATCACCCCTATCCATGCGCAGTTGAAAGTAACCTTGAACAAGGGGGACTTTGCCTCGATCGGTGATTTGATGCGTACCTATTACCGTATCATGGCGCCAAACCCGGATATGCCTAAGTTGATCGCGCGAGCCATGATGATGGAGCCAGCAGATCTCCAGCGCCAGACGATGGAAAAGATCTTCAACGAGGTGGCGCGTCCAGCAATTGAAGTCATGTTTCTGCAACTGCAAAAGCAGGGTGTGCTAAGGGGGGACGTCTGCCCGGACAAGGCGAGAATGAGTTTTATCAGTTTGATGGTATTCCCCTTTCTCATTCCACCTTCTTTGCTGACATTACAAAACATTGAGATGGACGAAACGTACCTGGCCGAACTGGCTGAGCATAATGTCAACCTGCTTGTGCGTGGCCTGACGATGCCGAAGGAAGAGAATAAATCATGCTGA
- a CDS encoding 2-isopropylmalate synthase (COG0119) — MKDQVIIFDTTLRDGEQALSASLTVKEKLQIAYALERLGVDVIEAGFPVSSPGDFESVQTIAKHIKNSRVCALSRAVAKDIDVAAESLKVAEAFRIHTFISTSTVHVQDKLRRSYDDVIEMGVAAVKRARNYTDDVEFSCEDAGRTPIDNLCRMVEAAINAGASTINIPDTVGYTLPSEFGGIISQLFERVPNIDKAIISVHCHDDLGMSVANSMAAVQAGARQVEGTINGIGERAGNCSLEEIAMIIKTRAELLGVHTNIKHDEIHRTSKMVSQLCNMPVQANKAIVGANAFSHSSGIHQDGMLKNKNTYEIMTPESIGLKNQALNLTSRSGRAAVKSHMDALGYTENEYDLDTLYADFLKLADRKGQVFDYDLEALMHFANLREEDDFFKLNYLSVQSGSVMATTSIKLQCGDEEKCEAAVGNGPVDALYQCIYRLTGYDIVLDKFDLTAKGEGEDGLGQADIIANYKGRKYHGTGLATDIVEASGQALLHVINSIHRADKIAEIKQKSQMETV; from the coding sequence ATGAAAGATCAGGTTATCATTTTCGATACCACGTTACGGGACGGTGAACAGGCGCTATCAGCCAGCCTGACGGTGAAAGAAAAACTGCAGATCGCTTATGCCCTTGAACGCCTCGGGGTTGATGTTATCGAAGCTGGCTTCCCTGTGTCCTCCCCGGGCGACTTCGAATCAGTCCAGACCATTGCCAAACACATCAAGAACAGTCGGGTCTGTGCCCTGTCCCGCGCTGTCGCCAAAGACATCGATGTGGCTGCCGAGTCATTGAAAGTGGCCGAGGCATTCCGGATCCACACGTTCATCTCCACCTCGACGGTCCACGTCCAGGACAAACTGCGCCGCAGCTATGATGACGTGATTGAGATGGGTGTCGCTGCCGTCAAGCGTGCCCGCAACTATACCGACGATGTCGAGTTCTCGTGCGAGGATGCCGGCCGCACCCCGATCGACAACCTATGCCGCATGGTAGAAGCGGCTATCAATGCCGGTGCCAGCACCATCAATATCCCAGACACGGTTGGCTATACCTTGCCAAGCGAGTTCGGCGGTATCATCTCCCAGCTGTTCGAGCGCGTCCCCAATATCGACAAGGCAATTATCTCGGTGCACTGCCACGACGACCTTGGCATGTCGGTAGCCAACTCGATGGCGGCCGTCCAGGCCGGTGCCCGCCAGGTCGAAGGGACCATCAACGGTATCGGCGAGCGGGCCGGTAACTGCTCGCTGGAAGAGATCGCCATGATCATCAAGACCCGCGCCGAGTTGCTGGGTGTCCACACCAATATCAAGCACGACGAAATCCACCGTACCAGCAAGATGGTCAGCCAGCTGTGCAACATGCCGGTGCAGGCCAACAAGGCGATCGTCGGTGCCAACGCCTTCAGCCACTCTTCGGGCATCCACCAAGATGGCATGCTGAAGAACAAGAATACGTACGAGATCATGACCCCGGAGTCGATTGGTCTCAAGAACCAAGCCCTGAACCTGACATCGCGCTCGGGCCGTGCGGCAGTGAAGAGCCACATGGATGCGCTGGGCTACACCGAAAACGAATACGATCTAGATACCCTATACGCCGACTTCCTGAAGCTGGCCGACCGCAAGGGCCAAGTCTTCGACTACGATCTGGAAGCGCTGATGCATTTTGCCAACCTGCGTGAAGAAGATGACTTCTTCAAGCTGAATTACCTGAGCGTCCAGTCGGGCAGCGTGATGGCAACCACCAGCATCAAGCTGCAGTGTGGCGACGAGGAAAAATGCGAAGCCGCGGTCGGCAACGGCCCGGTTGATGCGCTATACCAGTGTATCTACCGCCTGACCGGCTACGACATCGTATTGGATAAATTTGACCTCACCGCCAAAGGCGAGGGGGAGGATGGCCTGGGCCAAGCCGACATCATCGCCAACTAC